One genomic window of Quercus lobata isolate SW786 chromosome 9, ValleyOak3.0 Primary Assembly, whole genome shotgun sequence includes the following:
- the LOC115959077 gene encoding heat stress transcription factor B-2a: protein MAPAMEQNGESATSESQRSIPTPFLTKTFQLVEDRTINDVISWNDDGSTFIVWNPTVFAKDLLPKFFKHNNFSSFVRQLNTYGFRKVVPDRWEFSNDYFRRGEKKLLCEIHRRKISTPVVSPVSVATSAVPVVKQLISPSNSGEEQVVSANSSPTRTTAPADLIDENERLRKENVQLSKELAEIKSLCNNIFALMSNFANNNNKNKSELAGKPPLDLLPAKRYADDEETETETESSAKLFGVPIGGGGAIAKRARESNDDDTELRLQQPDPAKLEPLDCESNGDDRHDDGNRKATWLIKHCHWDSNRNQRVYN, encoded by the exons ATGGCTCCGGCTATGGAGCAAAACGGTGAGTCGGCAACGAGCGAGTCACAGCGATCTATTCCGACGCCGTTTTTGACGAAGACGTTTCAACTAGTCGAGGACCGCACAATCAACGACGTTATCTCCTGGAACGACGACGGATCAACCTTCATCGTTTGGAACCCTACCGTTTTCGCCAAAGATTTGCTCCCTAAGTTTTTCAAACACAACAATTTCTCTAGCTTCGTTCGCCAACTCAACACCTAT gGATTTAGAAAAGTAGTACCTGATCGGTGGGAATTCTCGAACGACTACTTCCGCCGAGGGgagaagaagctgctgtgtgaAATTCACCGCCGGAAGATTTCCACTCCGGTGGTGTCTCCGGTGTCGGTGGCTACGTCGGCAGTTCCGGTGGTGAAGCAATTGATATCGCCGTCGAATTCCGGTGAAGAGCAAGTGGTGTCAGCGAACTCGTCTCCGACGAGGACAACTGCGCCGGCGGATCTGATTGACGAGAACGAGAGGCTGAGGAAGGAGAACGTTCAGCTTAGCAAAGAGTTGGCGGAGATTAAATCTCTCTGCAACAATATCTTCGCCTTGATGTCCAACTTCgcgaacaacaacaacaagaacaagTCGGAGCTCGCCGGAAAACCGCCGCTCGACTTGCTGCCGGCGAAGAGGTACGCCGACGACGAAGAAACGGAAACTGAGACAGAATCGAGCGCGAAACTGTTCGGCGTTCCAATCGGCGGCGGCGGTGCGATTGCGAAGAGAGCTAGAGAAAGCAACGACGACGATACGGAGTTGCGGTTACAGCAGCCCGATCCCGCGAAACTAGAGCCGTTGGATTGCGAGAGTAACGGTGATGATCGTCACGATGACGGTAATCGAAAAGCCACGTGGCTCATCAAGCACTGCCACTGGGATAGTAATCGTAATCAGAGGGTGTACAATTGA
- the LOC115960216 gene encoding leucine-rich repeat receptor protein kinase EMS1 encodes MALKLQIFTLFVLNLLLLTITSQNEQNPETKSLLSFKNSLKNPQILSQWKLSTPHCNWVGVTCELGRVTQLALPTRSLEGPFSPSLASLSSLISLDLSSNSLYGEIPRQISNLQSLKDLHLSQNELSGELPVQLTGLTQLQTLKLGLNSLTCRIPEQLGELTQLRTLDLSSNALTGEIPTQIGNLTRLQFLGLGNNFLSGSLPLTLFTKLQSLTSFDVSNNSFSGTIPPEIANLKNLTDLYIGINKFSGQLPKEIGKLEKLVNFYSPSCLITGPLPEELSELQSLSKLDLSYNPLRCSIPKSIGQLQNLSILNLVYSELNGSVPAELGNCRSLKTLMLSFNSLSGSLPEELSELPLLTFSAEKNELSGPLPAWLGKWTMVEALLLSSNKFSGTIPPEIGNCSMLNHLSLSNNLLTGSIPEELCNAVSLSEIDLDGNLLSGTIENTFVKCGNLSDLVLVNNQIVGTIPEYFSELPLMVIDLDSNNFTGAIPMSLWNSNYLMEFSAGNNWLEGSLPKEIGNAAYLQRLVLNNNLLGGTIPKEIGNLTTLSVLNLNSNLLEGNIPSELGNCTALTTLDLGNNNLNGSIPENLADLAELQCLVLSHNNLSGSIPSKRSSYFHQITMPDLSFVQHHGVFDLSFNRLSGPIPEELGKCVVVVDLLISNNLLSGGIPGSLSRLTNLTTLDLSGNMLTGSIPPEFGDSLTLQGLYLGNNQLTGTIPGSFGRLSSLVKLNLTGNKLSGLVPLSFGNLKELTHLDLSSNELSGELPATLSRMLNLVGLYVQQNRLSGQVDGMLSNSMSWKIETMNLSANLFDGELPQSLGNLSYLTHLDFHGNMFAGDIPPDLGNLIQLEYFDLSGNRLSGHIPEKICSLTNLFFLNLAENRLEGPIPRSGICLNSTRISLAGNKNLCGRIMGFDCQNKSFDNSALFHAWGIGGLAVVLTLITLTVAFGLRRWITGGCSRNDHEDSDESKLNSFIDQNLYFLSSSRSKEPLSINVAMFEQPLLKLTLVDILEATNNFCKTNIIGDGGFGTVYKATLPNGKIVAIKKLSEAKTQGHREFMAEMETLGKVKHQNLVPLLGYCSFGEEKLLVYEYMVNGSLDLWLRNRTGALEVLDWNRRLKIATGAACGLAFLHHGFIPHIIHRDVKASNILLNEDFEPKVADFGLARLISACETHVSTDIAGTFGYIPPEYGQSGRSTTRGDVYSFGVILLELVTGKEPTGPDFKEIDGGNLVGWVIQKINKGLAVDVLDPAVLNADSKNMMLQTLHIACLCLSESPANRPAMLQVLKFLKAIKDE; translated from the coding sequence ATGGCGCTCAAGCTTCAAATTTTTACTCTCTTTGTGCTCAACCTATTGCTTTTAACCATTACAAGCCAAAATGAgcaaaacccagaaacaaaATCTCTTCTCTCATTCAAAAACTCACTTAAAAACCCACAAATTCTTTCTCAATGGAAACTATCAACCCCACACTGCAACTGGGTTGGTGTCACTTGCGAACTCGGCCGAGTTACCCAACTCGCACTCCCAACTCGGTCCCTCGAAGGCCCATTCAGTCCCTCTCTAGCCTCTCTCTCCAGCCTCATTTCCCTTGACCTCTCCTCCAATTCCCTCTACGGCGAAATCCCACGTCAAATATCCAATCTCCAAAGCCTCAAAGACCTCCACCTGAGCCAAAACGAGTTGTCCGGGGAGTTACCGGTTCAACTCACTGGGTTAACTCAGTTGCAAACCCTCAAACTCGGCCTCAACTCGCTCACCTGTAGAATCCCAGAACAGCTTGGAGAACTCACTCAGCTCCGAACCCTTGACCTCTCCAGCAACGCTCTGACCGGAGAAATCCCGACCCAGATCGGAAACTTGACCCGGCTCCAGTTCTTGGGCCTTGGAAACAACTTTCTCTCAGGTTCTCTTCCACTCACACTTTTCACAAAGCTTCAATCTTTGACATCCTTTGACGTATCAAATAATTCATTTTCTGGTACAATACCACCTGAAATTGCTAACTTGAAGAACCTCACAGACCTTTACATTGGCATCAACAAGTTTTCTGGTCAATTGCCTAAAGAAATTGGCAAACTTGAAAAGCTTGTAAACTTTTATTCACCATCCTGTTTAATAACAGGTCCATTGCCTGAGGAACTTTCTGAGTTACAATCACTAAGCAAACTTGACCTTTCATACAACCCATTAAGGTGTTCAATCCCAAAGTCCATTGGGCAGTTGCAGAATTTGAGTATATTGAATCTTGTTTATAGTGAGCTTAATGGGTCAGTCCCAGCTGAGCTTGGGAACTGTAGGAGCTTGAAAACTTTGATGCTTTCATTCAACTCTTTATCTGGGTCATTGCCAGAGGAGCTTTCTGAGCTCCCCTTGCTGACATTTTCTGCTGAAAAGAATGAGCTTTCGGGTCCACTGCCTGCTTGGCTTGGAAAGTGGACCATGGTGGAGGCACTTTTGCTTTCGAGCAATAAGTTCTCGGGGACAATCCCGCCTGAAATTGGGAATTGTTCTATGCTTAATCACCTCAGTTTGAGCAACAACTTGTTGACGGGTTCAATACCGGAGGAGTTGTGTAACGCAGTATCACTTTCGGAGATTGATCTTGATGGTAATTTACTTTCGGGGACGATTGAGAACACATTTGTGAAGTGTGGGAATCTTAGTGATTTGGTTTTGGTGAATAATCAGATTGTTGGTACGATCCCAGAGTACTTTTCTGAGCTTCCACTGATGGTCATTGACCTTGACTCGAATAATTTTACGGGTGCAATACCTATGAGTCTGTGGAATTCAAATTATTTGATGGAATTTTCTGCTGGGAATAATTGGTTAGAGGGCTCTCTCCCTAAGGAGATTGGCAATGCAGCTTATTTGCAAAGGCTTGTTCTTAATAACAATCTCTTGGGAGGCACTATACCAAAGGAGATTGGAAATCTCACAACTCTTTCTGTTctgaatttaaattcaaatctgCTTGAAGGGAACATTCCAAGTGAGCTTGGAAACTGCACCGCCCTCACCACATTGGACCTTGGAAACAATAATCTCAATGGGTCTATCCCTGAGAACCTAGCTGACCTGGCTGAGTTGCAATGTCTGGTCCTTTCTCACAATAATCTATCTGGGTCCATCCCTTCAAAGCGATCATCGTATTTTCATCAGATCACTATGCCTGATTTGAGCTTTGTTCAACACCATGGTGTGTTTGATCTGTCATTCAATAGATTGTCTGGCCCAATACCTGAAGAATTGGGGAAgtgtgtggtggtggttgatctTTTAATCAGCAACAATTTGCTTTCTGGAGGAATTCCGGGATCCCTCTCTCGCCTAACAAATCTTACAACCTTGGATTTGTCAGGGAATATGCTAACTGGTTCCATTCCTCCGGAATTTGGTGACTCTCTCACGCTTCAAGGATTGTATCTTGGAAATAACCAGCTCACAGGCACAATCCCTGGAAGTTTTGGCCGGCTGAGTAGCTTGGTGAAGCTTAATTTGACTGGTAATAAGCTATCTGGTTTGGTTCCATTAAGTTTTGGGAACTTGAAAGAGCTGACCCACTTAGATTTGAGCTCTAATGAGCTCAGTGGTGAACTTCCTGCAACTTTGTCACGAATGCTGAACCTCGTGGGGCTTTATGTTCAGCAGAACAGGCTTTCCGGTCAGGTTGATGGGATGCTCTCCAATTCCATGTCCTGGAAGATTGAAACTATGAACTTGAGTGCTAATCTCTTTGATGGAGAATTGCCACAATCTTTGGGCAATTTGTCCTACTTGACGCATTTGGATTTTCATGGAAATATGTTTGCAGGGGATATTCCACCGGACCTAGGAAATCTGATTCAACTTGAGTATTTTGATCTTTCAGGAAATAGGCTTTCTGGACATATACCGGAGAAAATATGCAGCCTGACCAACCTGTTTTTCCTGAATCTGGCAGAAAATAGGTTGGAAGGGCCTATTCCCAGAAGTGGAATTTGCCTGAACTCAACAAGAATTTCACTTGCTGGGAACAAAAATCTCTGTGGGAGAATTATGGGCTTCGACTGCCAGAATAAAAGCTTTGACAATTCAGCACTTTTTCATGCCTGGGGAATTGGTGGGCTTGCAGTTGTTCTTACACTCATCACACTTACTGTAGCTTTTGGTCTCCGGAGATGGATCACTGGAGGCTGCAGTCGGAATGATCATGAGGACAGCGATGAAAGCAAACTAAACAGTTTTATTGACcaaaatctctattttttaagCAGCAGCAGATCAAAGGAACCTTTGAGCATCAACGTAGCCATGTTCGAGCAGCCTCTCCTGAAATTAACCTTAGTTGATATTCTTGAAGCCACCAACAACTTCTGCAAGACGAACATAATTGGAGATGGTGGGTTCGGAACTGTTTACAAAGCAACCTTGCCTAATGGAAAAATAGTTGCAATTAAGAAGCTCAGCGAAGCTAAAACACAGGGTCACCGAGAATTCATGGCTGAAATGGAAACTTTGGGAAAGGTAAAGCACCAAAACCTTGTTCCATTGCTTGGATACTGCTCTTTTGGTGAGGAGAAGCTTCTTGTGTACGAATACATGGTCAATGGGAGCTTGGACCTTTGGCTGAGAAACCGGACTGGGGCCCTGGAAGTCCTTGATTGGAACAGACGCTTGAAGATTGCAACCGGTGCTGCATGTGGGCTTGCATTTCTTCACCACGGGTTCATCCCCCACATCATTCACAGGGATGTTAAAGCCAGCAACATTTTACTCAATGAAGACTTCGAACCAAAAGTTGCAGACTTTGGTTTGGCAAGATTGATAAGTGCTTGTGAGACTCATGTTTCAACTGACATTGCTGGAACATTTGGCTACATTCCTCCAGAGTATGGGCAGAGTGGGAGGTCAACCACAAGGGGAGATGTCTACAGTTTTGGTGTGATTTTACTCGAATTGGTGACCGGGAAGGAGCCAACAGGGCCTGATTTTAAAGAGATCGACGGTGGAAATTTGGTCGGTTGGGTGATTCAGAAGATCAATAAGGGGCTGGCTGTTGATGTTCTTGATCCAGCAGTTCTCAATGCTGATTCGAAGAATATGATGCTTCAAACGCTACACATTGCTTGTCTCTGCCTGTCTGAGAGTCCTGCTAACAGGCCTGCCATGCTTCAAGTTTTGAAGTTTCTGAAAGCAATCAAAGATGAGTAA